In a single window of the bacterium genome:
- a CDS encoding isochorismate synthase, with product MKPPNGPAGNLELQCDPVFVGETLDGPGTLCVQAAVRFRRVAATAAVRARALGRPVLAWLMLPVSPVDLVTLFDRATQVADTRTLWEAPSERFGLVGIGSAWTVTTAGANRFAHAAETWRTVMDQACGDDSTGGGRISGPVGFGGFAFAPEPPTGGEWLGYPAGLLVLPRVSLVNIRDAGWLTVAAMIAPDGLAVDQDREVQACVRVYAEVLAGGAAGSGNQPEAADRSTEEFPSAHAWRSLVAVTTDTIRAGALQKVVLARGLRLRAAGFDPVGALRTVRLEYPDCTLFAVARGRRCFLGATPERLVRLHHGEMQVTALAGSVRRGASEDEDRRLGETLLRDPKDLTEHAIVVDALRETLSAVCARVSVPAGPVLLKMRNIQHLMTPMSGLPREGTTLLDLVGRLHPTPAVGGAPREAALQWIRSHEGWDRGWYAGPVGWVDRTGNGEFAVAIRSAVVSGADARLFAGCGIMAASDPDREYAESSLKLRPVLSALGVRGQEESGR from the coding sequence ATGAAACCGCCTAACGGTCCCGCCGGGAACCTCGAGCTCCAGTGTGACCCCGTCTTCGTGGGCGAAACGTTGGACGGCCCCGGGACGCTTTGCGTGCAGGCAGCGGTCCGATTTCGTCGGGTCGCCGCCACGGCCGCCGTGCGGGCGCGTGCGCTCGGACGGCCCGTCTTGGCATGGCTGATGCTGCCGGTCTCTCCCGTTGATCTCGTGACCTTGTTCGACCGGGCGACCCAGGTCGCCGACACCCGAACGCTCTGGGAGGCCCCGAGCGAGCGGTTCGGCCTGGTCGGGATCGGGTCCGCGTGGACCGTGACGACCGCGGGCGCCAACCGGTTCGCGCACGCGGCCGAAACATGGCGTACCGTCATGGACCAAGCCTGCGGAGACGACTCCACCGGGGGCGGGCGAATCTCCGGCCCGGTCGGATTTGGGGGGTTTGCCTTTGCCCCTGAGCCCCCCACCGGCGGGGAGTGGCTGGGGTATCCCGCCGGCCTCCTCGTGCTTCCGCGCGTCTCGCTCGTCAACATTCGTGACGCCGGCTGGCTCACCGTCGCGGCGATGATTGCGCCTGATGGACTCGCCGTCGATCAAGATCGAGAGGTGCAGGCGTGTGTGCGGGTCTACGCTGAGGTCCTCGCCGGCGGCGCGGCGGGCTCCGGCAACCAGCCGGAGGCAGCCGACCGCTCGACGGAGGAATTTCCCTCCGCCCATGCGTGGCGCAGCCTCGTCGCGGTGACCACCGACACGATTCGCGCGGGGGCGCTGCAGAAGGTGGTGCTCGCCCGCGGGCTCCGGCTCCGTGCCGCCGGCTTTGATCCCGTTGGGGCACTGCGGACGGTTCGGCTCGAGTATCCCGACTGCACGCTGTTCGCCGTGGCCCGCGGCCGGAGGTGTTTCCTGGGCGCGACCCCTGAGCGTCTCGTCCGTCTCCACCACGGCGAGATGCAGGTGACCGCGTTGGCGGGATCCGTGCGGCGCGGCGCGAGCGAGGATGAGGATCGCCGCCTGGGCGAGACGCTGCTCCGCGATCCCAAGGATCTGACCGAGCATGCGATCGTCGTCGATGCCCTTCGCGAGACACTTTCGGCCGTGTGTGCGCGTGTGTCCGTCCCGGCGGGCCCGGTATTGCTCAAGATGCGCAACATCCAGCACCTCATGACACCGATGAGCGGTCTCCCGCGAGAGGGCACGACGTTGCTGGACCTGGTCGGTCGTCTGCATCCCACTCCGGCCGTGGGCGGCGCCCCGCGCGAGGCCGCGCTGCAGTGGATCCGTTCCCACGAGGGATGGGACCGTGGGTGGTACGCGGGTCCGGTCGGGTGGGTGGATCGGACGGGGAACGGCGAGTTTGCCGTGGCGATCCGGTCCGCGGTGGTCAGCGGTGCCGACGCGCGTCTGTTCGCCGGCTGCGGCATCATGGCGGCCTCGGATCCCGACCGAGAGTACGCCGAATCGTCGTTGAAGCTCCGTCCGGTCCTTTCGGCGCTCGGAGTTCGCGGCCAAGAGGAATCCGGGCGATGA
- a CDS encoding TetR/AcrR family transcriptional regulator, with protein MRRSTLESATRERLIRAAVTVFASRGYHRATVDDIVVASEASKGTFYYYFASKQAIFLELLEQMAAAVEAGVDHVIEHEVGALAKIEAALRVVMGVASENRDLTKILLIESAALGAEFERSRLHIHQRFAALIQRHLDGAVLDGAIPPQDTRTAAAAWIGAINEVATQQLAVDGDLTGLLPSLRMLLLRSIGARSRDETA; from the coding sequence ATGAGGCGGAGCACGCTGGAGTCCGCCACTCGGGAGCGTTTGATTCGGGCCGCAGTGACCGTGTTCGCCTCGCGAGGATACCACCGTGCGACGGTCGACGACATCGTGGTGGCATCCGAAGCGTCCAAGGGTACCTTTTACTACTACTTCGCAAGCAAACAGGCGATTTTCTTAGAGCTGCTGGAACAGATGGCTGCGGCGGTGGAGGCCGGGGTCGATCATGTGATCGAGCACGAGGTTGGGGCGCTCGCGAAGATCGAGGCGGCGCTTCGAGTCGTCATGGGCGTGGCGTCAGAAAACCGGGACCTGACCAAGATTCTGCTGATCGAATCGGCCGCGCTCGGCGCCGAGTTTGAGCGGAGTCGGTTGCACATCCATCAGCGATTCGCCGCGCTCATTCAACGACATCTCGACGGGGCGGTGCTGGACGGCGCGATCCCGCCGCAGGACACGCGCACCGCGGCCGCGGCGTGGATCGGGGCGATCAACGAAGTGGCCACTCAGCAACTGGCGGTGGATGGCGACCTGACCGGACTTCTGCCGTCGCTGCGGATGCTGCTCCTGCGGAGCATTGGTGCACGATCTCGTGATGAAACCGCCTAA